Proteins co-encoded in one Streptomyces roseochromogenus subsp. oscitans DS 12.976 genomic window:
- a CDS encoding ABC transporter ATP-binding protein, with product MTGPTAPHAERADAAEGDGSTLAAVDTMYRLTAGHRGAIAVATVLTLVGSALGLAQPLVAKDVVDASGRGQVIWPLLGLLGALFVVEAAAGAAGRFLLERMGEGVVRQLRHGLVGRLLRLEMREYDRHRGGDLISRVTADTTVLREVVSQALVDLVTGSMVSAGAIILMAWLDPLLLLLVAVTVAAAAVVVASLLTGIRGASAHMQAAVGAVAADLERALGALPMVRVHRAEQREAAGIGARVDAAYGSGVRAAKLAAVMSSAVELAVQGSFLIVLVVGGLRVSGHAGSLGDLVAFLLYASYLVLPLSSVFRAVGLVQRGMGAYQRVEEALRLPVEPTTAQIPADHAPAPRPPATRERPALALHDVHFGYDPRRPVLRGVSFTVPQRRHVALVGRSGAGKSTVFALVARFYEPDAGTVLFDGRPAAELTRDACRRGIAVVDQNTHVVHGTLRDNITYAVPDAPEAEIRRVVELVRLEEVVDRLPGGLAAVIGERGSTLSGGERQRVALARALLARPALLLLDEPTSHLDAINEAALTTVMKDVAQECALLVIAHRLSTVQHADHIVVLQDGRTAAVGRHEELLTGSALYRELAASQMLRPGELRPPPAGGR from the coding sequence ATGACCGGCCCGACGGCCCCGCACGCCGAACGGGCCGATGCCGCCGAGGGTGACGGGTCGACCCTGGCGGCGGTGGACACGATGTACCGGCTCACCGCCGGGCACCGCGGCGCCATCGCCGTCGCCACCGTACTGACCCTCGTGGGCTCCGCCCTGGGCCTGGCCCAGCCGCTCGTCGCCAAGGACGTCGTGGACGCGAGCGGCCGCGGACAGGTGATCTGGCCACTGCTGGGACTCCTGGGGGCGCTCTTCGTCGTCGAGGCGGCGGCGGGAGCCGCGGGACGCTTCCTGCTGGAACGGATGGGCGAAGGCGTCGTACGGCAGCTCCGTCACGGGCTGGTGGGACGGCTGCTCCGGCTGGAGATGAGGGAGTACGACCGCCACCGGGGCGGCGACCTCATCTCCCGGGTGACGGCCGACACCACCGTGCTCCGGGAGGTCGTGTCCCAGGCCCTGGTCGATCTGGTGACAGGCAGCATGGTCTCCGCCGGGGCGATCATTCTCATGGCGTGGCTCGACCCCCTGCTGCTGCTCCTGGTGGCCGTCACCGTGGCAGCGGCAGCCGTGGTCGTCGCCTCGCTGCTCACGGGTATCAGGGGCGCGTCCGCGCACATGCAGGCCGCGGTCGGTGCCGTCGCCGCCGATCTGGAACGGGCCCTCGGAGCGCTGCCGATGGTCCGTGTGCACCGCGCCGAGCAGCGCGAGGCGGCCGGCATCGGCGCCCGTGTCGACGCGGCCTACGGTTCGGGCGTACGTGCCGCGAAGCTCGCCGCCGTCATGAGCTCCGCCGTCGAACTCGCCGTCCAGGGCTCCTTCCTGATCGTCCTGGTCGTCGGCGGCCTGCGGGTGAGCGGCCACGCCGGATCCCTCGGCGACCTCGTCGCCTTCCTGCTGTACGCCTCGTACCTCGTGCTGCCGCTGTCCTCCGTCTTCCGTGCGGTGGGCCTCGTCCAGCGCGGGATGGGCGCCTACCAGCGCGTCGAGGAGGCACTCCGCCTGCCGGTGGAGCCCACCACAGCCCAGATCCCGGCGGACCACGCCCCCGCGCCGCGACCGCCCGCCACCCGCGAACGGCCCGCCCTCGCCCTGCACGACGTCCACTTCGGCTACGACCCGCGGCGGCCGGTCCTCCGCGGCGTCTCGTTCACCGTCCCGCAGCGCCGGCACGTGGCCCTGGTGGGCCGGTCCGGAGCCGGCAAGAGCACCGTGTTCGCCCTGGTCGCGAGGTTCTACGAGCCCGACGCGGGCACCGTGCTCTTCGACGGACGGCCCGCGGCCGAACTCACCCGTGACGCATGCCGACGGGGCATCGCCGTCGTCGATCAGAACACCCATGTCGTCCACGGCACCCTGCGCGACAACATCACCTACGCCGTGCCCGACGCCCCAGAAGCGGAGATCCGGCGCGTCGTCGAACTGGTCCGGCTGGAAGAGGTCGTCGACCGGCTGCCCGGCGGCCTGGCCGCCGTCATCGGCGAACGCGGCAGCACGCTCTCCGGCGGCGAACGCCAACGCGTCGCCCTCGCCCGCGCGTTGCTGGCCCGCCCCGCACTGCTCCTGCTGGACGAACCCACCTCGCACCTCGACGCGATCAACGAGGCGGCGCTCACCACCGTCATGAAGGACGTCGCCCAGGAGTGCGCCCTGCTCGTCATCGCCCATCGTCTGTCCACCGTGCAGCACGCGGACCACATCGTGGTGCTGCAGGACGGCCGCACCGCGGCCGTCGGGCGCCACGAGGAGCTGCTCACCGGCAGTGCCCTCTACCGCGAACTGGCGGCAAGCCAGATGCTCCGCCCGGGCGAGCTACGCCCACCACCTGCAGGAGGACGGTGA
- a CDS encoding ATP-binding protein gives MAQARPSMQELIGRRRRSGFVGRSDERAAFRENLDLPPEDERHRFLFHIHGNAGVGKTFLVRELEQIARERGALTVYVDEGVGSVPEAMAVVSRECARQGTEFKKFDRALASYRERRHEAEAVAAGLDSAQDGPSPVTATVARAGLAGLGLIPGAGPFVGAVDAAQLAQYADRLRRGLSARFSSQDDVQLVLSPERALTPRLLDELTDVASAVPWIILFFDTYERTGPFLDGWLHGMMTTDDYGALPANVVVVTAGQHPFDRARWGGFADFMTEIPLGPFTEAEARGLLTERGVVAEPVVTEVLRLTGGLPLLVSTLAEQQPADLEDIGDPSATAVERFLKWEQDPVRRAVALACALPRGLDMDVFRAAVDSPDEEADSLFAWLRGLPFVDDRGDRLRYHDLVRETMLRLLRRRSPQGWKERHERLATVYGRWCEEAADGIRPAYTWEHERWRELRLEQAYHLVCARPRTEVAQTLMSVVEACWWDQVDGRRWARMLEEAGTVADDADLRDWGRRLRDALADDQHGVSRTVDLLLSRPGLDVSGRALAHGLRGRQLRRGGEHRRALAEYDRAVALSERASLPEMHLASLYFGRGVTCQMLDDFPAAMADLDRADALCPDDAEILYGRGETHRLAGRLEEAVTEFDRALAVDPADPDSLSSRAACLHALGRLDEALADFDRALGLAQGFLWALVRRARLRRDRGEWEEAFADLDRAVTLAPESAWVASERGDAYRLAGRFEEAVTELGRALELKLDYASALAGRGVALRELGRIEEALADFDRAVELIPEYAWALGHRAICKQQLQDSEGELTDLRRAVAADPDLGWIHTALGDAHWRADQYREALPFLQRALELGPDDAWALALLGAAYRGLGNYPEAFRCLDRAVALDSGYGWALSQRAMAAMAVGRTERALADLDRCIALETRVDWAREQAVDLLMRCGRWPEAMERLAEADRLGLPEEALEAQRAEAYRHARQWAAARRQAERIRVRSPAAGIFELALTVGGSDGASAARSLWREAERWLQSVDLEASDRALTRCLVSCALGDWRIADATLTHLLAEEQDWDDLALLASVLTELMAAPGADRARMAPRLAAVEAARDAVQARYAE, from the coding sequence ATGGCGCAGGCACGGCCGTCGATGCAGGAGCTGATCGGGCGGCGAAGGCGGTCTGGTTTCGTCGGCCGCAGCGATGAACGAGCTGCGTTCCGCGAAAACCTCGACCTCCCTCCTGAGGACGAACGCCACCGCTTCCTCTTCCACATCCACGGGAATGCGGGCGTCGGAAAGACCTTCCTGGTACGGGAGTTGGAGCAGATCGCGCGGGAGCGCGGGGCGCTGACGGTGTACGTGGACGAGGGCGTGGGGAGCGTGCCGGAGGCAATGGCGGTCGTCAGCCGCGAATGCGCCCGGCAGGGAACCGAGTTCAAGAAATTCGACCGCGCGCTGGCCTCGTACCGGGAGCGCCGCCACGAGGCCGAGGCGGTGGCCGCCGGGCTGGACTCGGCACAGGACGGTCCCTCGCCGGTGACGGCCACGGTGGCGAGGGCCGGACTGGCGGGCCTGGGACTGATACCCGGCGCGGGCCCGTTCGTGGGCGCGGTCGACGCGGCCCAACTCGCCCAGTACGCCGACCGATTGCGGCGCGGGCTCAGCGCGAGGTTCAGCAGCCAGGACGACGTACAGCTGGTGCTGTCGCCCGAGCGGGCACTGACGCCCAGGCTGCTGGACGAGCTGACGGACGTGGCGTCCGCCGTGCCGTGGATCATCCTGTTCTTCGACACGTACGAGCGGACCGGACCGTTCCTCGACGGCTGGCTGCACGGGATGATGACCACCGACGACTACGGCGCCCTGCCCGCCAACGTGGTCGTGGTCACGGCGGGCCAGCACCCTTTCGACAGAGCCCGCTGGGGCGGCTTCGCGGACTTCATGACGGAGATACCGCTCGGGCCGTTCACAGAAGCGGAGGCGCGGGGGCTGCTGACCGAACGGGGAGTGGTGGCCGAGCCGGTCGTGACGGAGGTCCTGCGGCTCACCGGGGGACTGCCGCTGCTGGTGTCGACACTGGCCGAGCAGCAACCCGCCGACCTGGAGGACATCGGCGACCCCAGCGCGACGGCGGTGGAGCGGTTCCTGAAGTGGGAGCAGGATCCGGTGCGCCGGGCGGTGGCACTCGCGTGTGCGCTGCCCCGGGGGCTGGACATGGACGTGTTCCGGGCGGCCGTGGACAGCCCGGACGAGGAAGCGGACAGCCTCTTCGCCTGGCTGCGGGGGCTGCCGTTCGTGGACGACCGAGGTGACCGGCTGCGCTACCACGACCTGGTGCGGGAGACGATGCTGCGGCTGCTGCGCCGAAGGTCTCCACAGGGGTGGAAGGAACGCCACGAGAGGCTCGCAACGGTCTACGGCCGCTGGTGCGAGGAGGCCGCCGACGGCATCCGCCCTGCCTACACGTGGGAGCACGAGCGATGGCGCGAGCTGCGGCTGGAGCAGGCGTATCACCTCGTGTGCGCCCGTCCGCGTACGGAGGTGGCTCAGACGTTGATGAGTGTTGTCGAGGCCTGTTGGTGGGACCAGGTGGACGGCCGCCGCTGGGCGCGCATGCTGGAGGAGGCGGGCACCGTGGCGGACGACGCGGATCTGCGGGACTGGGGCCGGCGGCTCCGGGACGCGCTCGCCGACGACCAGCACGGGGTGAGCCGGACCGTGGACCTGCTCCTGTCTCGCCCCGGGCTCGATGTCTCCGGGCGAGCGCTGGCCCACGGGTTGCGGGGAAGGCAGCTGAGGAGAGGCGGTGAGCACCGGCGGGCACTGGCCGAGTACGACAGGGCAGTCGCACTCAGCGAGCGCGCTTCCCTCCCCGAGATGCACCTGGCCTCACTGTATTTCGGTCGTGGCGTCACCTGCCAGATGCTGGATGACTTCCCGGCAGCGATGGCCGACCTGGACCGGGCGGATGCCCTGTGTCCCGACGACGCGGAGATCCTCTACGGGCGTGGGGAGACCCATCGGCTGGCCGGCCGGCTGGAGGAGGCCGTCACCGAGTTCGACCGCGCCCTTGCCGTGGACCCGGCCGACCCCGACTCGCTCTCGTCCAGAGCAGCTTGTCTGCATGCGCTTGGCCGCCTGGATGAGGCGCTCGCCGACTTCGACCGTGCGCTCGGTCTCGCGCAGGGGTTCCTGTGGGCACTGGTCCGCAGGGCACGGCTGCGTCGTGACCGTGGGGAGTGGGAGGAGGCGTTCGCGGATCTCGACAGGGCTGTAACCCTCGCGCCGGAGTCGGCCTGGGTGGCGTCCGAGCGAGGCGACGCCTACCGGCTGGCGGGCCGGTTCGAGGAGGCGGTCACTGAGCTGGGTCGCGCCCTCGAACTCAAACTGGACTACGCCTCGGCCCTGGCAGGCCGTGGTGTGGCCCTCCGTGAGCTGGGCCGGATCGAGGAGGCACTGGCCGACTTCGACCGCGCGGTCGAATTGATACCCGAGTACGCCTGGGCGCTGGGGCACCGCGCCATCTGCAAGCAACAACTCCAGGACAGTGAAGGCGAGTTGACCGACCTGCGCCGGGCCGTCGCGGCGGATCCGGATCTCGGCTGGATCCACACCGCGCTGGGCGATGCGCATTGGCGCGCCGACCAGTACCGGGAAGCACTGCCCTTTCTCCAGCGGGCACTGGAACTGGGTCCCGACGACGCCTGGGCCCTGGCCCTCCTCGGCGCCGCGTACCGCGGTCTGGGGAACTACCCGGAAGCCTTCCGGTGCCTGGACCGGGCGGTGGCCCTGGACTCCGGGTACGGCTGGGCGCTGAGCCAGCGCGCGATGGCCGCCATGGCGGTCGGCCGCACGGAGCGGGCCCTGGCCGACCTGGACCGGTGCATCGCCCTGGAGACGCGCGTGGACTGGGCCCGGGAGCAGGCCGTGGACCTGCTGATGCGGTGCGGTCGATGGCCGGAGGCCATGGAACGGCTGGCCGAGGCGGACCGCTTGGGGCTTCCCGAGGAAGCCCTGGAGGCGCAGCGCGCGGAAGCGTACCGGCACGCTCGCCAGTGGGCGGCGGCCAGACGGCAGGCCGAGCGGATACGAGTGCGGAGTCCGGCCGCGGGCATCTTCGAACTCGCCCTGACCGTCGGCGGATCCGATGGTGCCAGTGCGGCGCGGTCACTATGGCGGGAGGCCGAACGATGGCTGCAGTCGGTCGACCTGGAGGCTTCGGACCGCGCCCTCACCCGGTGCCTCGTGAGCTGTGCCCTGGGTGACTGGCGCATCGCCGACGCGACGCTCACCCACCTGCTGGCCGAGGAACAGGACTGGGACGACCTGGCGTTGCTTGCATCCGTACTCACCGAGCTGATGGCCGCCCCAGGAGCGGACCGAGCCCGCATGGCGCCCCGGCTGGCGGCGGTGGAGGCGGCCCGGGACGCCGTCCAGGCGCGCTATGCGGAGTGA
- a CDS encoding DUF2165 domain-containing protein, giving the protein MTTTPTRHSGLRPAAGVLTGILALYIALVAFGNITDFGTNQQFVRHVLAMDTTFKDHDLMWRAVSSTGLQDTAYVLIIVWETASALVLIWGTWLWAWRKDDLARRISTYGLLMLLLLFGAGFIGIGGEWFSMWQSKTWNGLEAATRIFTLSGVALIVNQLPSRRGEVRQDAS; this is encoded by the coding sequence ATGACCACCACCCCCACACGTCACTCCGGCCTCAGGCCAGCCGCCGGTGTGCTCACCGGCATACTCGCCCTCTACATCGCCCTCGTCGCCTTCGGGAACATCACCGACTTCGGGACGAACCAGCAGTTCGTACGGCATGTGCTGGCGATGGACACGACGTTCAAGGACCACGACCTGATGTGGCGGGCCGTCTCCAGCACCGGTCTTCAGGACACCGCGTATGTCCTCATCATCGTGTGGGAAACCGCGTCCGCCCTCGTGCTGATCTGGGGGACCTGGCTGTGGGCATGGCGCAAAGACGACCTCGCCCGCCGCATCTCCACCTACGGCCTGCTGATGCTGTTGCTGCTCTTCGGTGCCGGGTTCATCGGGATCGGCGGTGAGTGGTTCTCGATGTGGCAGTCCAAGACCTGGAACGGGCTGGAAGCGGCGACCCGGATCTTCACCCTCAGCGGGGTCGCCCTGATCGTCAACCAGCTTCCCTCCCGCCGGGGAGAGGTCCGGCAGGACGCTAGTTGA
- a CDS encoding lasso peptide biosynthesis B2 protein, producing the protein MTTPSALERPTGVPLPRRLAARLVLLPALAIALLPPRRIRAVLGILRRGARPATAAEARNARDAMCAASLRCAGPKGCLPRSLGAALLCRLGGTWPTWCTGVRIVPPFTAHAWIEAEGGPVGEGAPEGYFARLVAVGPLPRATDR; encoded by the coding sequence ATGACAACGCCCAGCGCGCTGGAGCGGCCGACCGGTGTGCCTCTGCCCCGCCGCCTGGCCGCCCGCCTCGTCCTGCTCCCCGCCCTCGCCATCGCCCTGCTGCCGCCCCGCCGTATCCGCGCCGTACTCGGCATCCTGCGGCGCGGCGCCAGACCCGCCACCGCCGCGGAGGCCCGGAACGCGCGCGACGCCATGTGCGCCGCCAGTCTGCGCTGCGCCGGACCGAAGGGGTGCCTGCCGCGCTCCCTGGGGGCCGCACTGCTGTGCCGGCTCGGCGGAACCTGGCCGACCTGGTGCACCGGGGTACGCATCGTCCCGCCCTTCACCGCGCACGCCTGGATCGAGGCGGAGGGCGGTCCCGTCGGCGAGGGTGCGCCGGAGGGCTACTTCGCCCGGCTGGTGGCGGTCGGCCCGCTGCCCCGGGCGACGGACCGATGA
- a CDS encoding lasso peptide isopeptide bond-forming cyclase, protein MTELHASAGTGPGDAHFAVFPDRADAAAVARSFARPGSRTLAHASGRPWLVGHWHDDEVVTAGAGGACVAVVGCCPADADELRRRTARLRDLAELDALARSLPGSFHLVGALDGRIRVQGTASGLRLVFHAEIDGVQVAATRADTLAAALGLDPDIEELAVRLLWPAPYPLFETSMWRSVTAVAPQDAVVVAADGRTVRHTRWWTPPEPVRPLAEAAPQIRTALEEAVGARTRQGGVVSCDLSGGLDSTSVCFLADRSPAHVVASTWPGRDPADTDLHWAERAMGHLPDVEHVVWDADASPLVYEDLLGIDDLLDEPTIGVMDRSRVLHHLPGLTARGSRLHLTGIGGDHVAWCSDAYYHRLLRTRPLFALRQLRGYRALWHWPLGGTARALADSRPYGKWLADAAGRLRGPLPPSVTTSLGWGMTPRLFDWVTPETERMARRALLAAAATAAPLHPDRGLHTDLEQIRSCTRIIRQWDRMAALAGLPMASPFLDDRVIEACLAVRPSERVTPWRYKPVLTAAMRGVVPEDCLRRANKATAAMDAANGLRDHRADLLALWEDSRLAELGLVDGAELRRLAQRPASKGLSDAILYSTIAAEVWLRGLDRSRTRAAHP, encoded by the coding sequence ATGACTGAACTGCACGCAAGTGCGGGGACGGGCCCCGGCGACGCGCACTTCGCGGTCTTCCCGGACCGTGCGGACGCGGCCGCCGTGGCCCGCTCCTTCGCCCGCCCCGGTAGCCGGACCCTCGCGCACGCGTCGGGCCGGCCCTGGCTGGTCGGCCACTGGCACGACGACGAGGTCGTCACGGCAGGCGCCGGCGGCGCCTGCGTCGCCGTCGTCGGCTGCTGCCCGGCCGACGCCGACGAACTACGACGCCGTACCGCGCGGCTGCGTGATCTCGCGGAGCTCGACGCCCTGGCCCGATCCCTCCCCGGCAGTTTCCACCTCGTCGGCGCCCTCGACGGACGGATCAGGGTGCAGGGCACCGCCTCCGGACTGCGCCTCGTCTTCCACGCGGAGATCGACGGAGTGCAAGTGGCCGCCACCCGCGCCGACACGCTCGCCGCCGCCCTGGGCCTCGACCCCGACATCGAGGAACTGGCCGTACGACTGCTGTGGCCCGCTCCGTATCCGCTGTTCGAGACGTCGATGTGGCGGTCCGTCACCGCCGTCGCCCCGCAGGACGCCGTGGTCGTCGCCGCGGACGGCCGCACCGTACGGCACACCCGGTGGTGGACGCCGCCGGAGCCCGTGCGGCCGCTCGCCGAGGCGGCGCCCCAGATCCGGACGGCGCTGGAGGAGGCCGTCGGCGCGCGTACCCGGCAGGGCGGCGTGGTGAGCTGCGACCTGTCCGGCGGCCTGGACTCGACCTCCGTCTGTTTCCTGGCCGACCGCTCCCCCGCCCACGTGGTGGCCAGTACCTGGCCGGGACGCGATCCGGCGGACACCGACCTGCACTGGGCCGAGCGAGCCATGGGGCACCTCCCGGACGTCGAGCACGTGGTCTGGGACGCCGACGCCTCGCCGCTGGTCTACGAGGACCTGCTCGGCATCGACGACCTCCTCGACGAACCCACCATCGGCGTCATGGACCGCTCCCGGGTCCTGCACCACCTGCCCGGCCTCACCGCACGCGGCAGCCGGCTGCACCTGACCGGCATCGGCGGCGACCACGTGGCGTGGTGCTCCGACGCGTACTACCACCGGCTGCTGCGCACCCGTCCGCTGTTCGCCCTGCGCCAGTTGCGCGGGTACCGGGCGCTGTGGCACTGGCCGCTCGGCGGCACGGCCCGGGCTCTCGCCGACTCCCGGCCGTACGGGAAGTGGCTCGCCGACGCCGCCGGCCGGCTGCGTGGCCCGTTGCCCCCGTCCGTCACGACGAGTCTCGGCTGGGGCATGACCCCGCGCCTGTTCGACTGGGTGACTCCCGAGACCGAGCGGATGGCCCGCCGGGCGCTGCTCGCCGCAGCGGCGACGGCCGCGCCGCTGCATCCGGACCGCGGCCTCCACACCGACCTGGAGCAGATCCGCTCGTGCACCCGCATCATCCGGCAGTGGGACCGGATGGCGGCGCTCGCGGGCCTGCCGATGGCCTCGCCCTTCCTCGACGACCGGGTCATCGAGGCGTGTCTCGCCGTTCGTCCGAGCGAGCGCGTCACACCCTGGAGGTACAAGCCCGTCCTGACCGCCGCGATGCGCGGGGTCGTGCCCGAGGACTGTCTGCGGCGGGCCAACAAGGCGACGGCCGCCATGGACGCCGCCAACGGACTGCGCGACCACCGAGCCGACCTGCTGGCCCTGTGGGAGGACTCACGGCTGGCGGAGCTGGGCCTGGTGGACGGCGCCGAGCTGCGCCGCCTCGCCCAGCGGCCCGCCTCCAAGGGGCTGTCCGACGCCATCCTGTACTCCACGATCGCCGCCGAGGTGTGGCTGCGGGGACTGGACCGCAGCCGCACCCGTGCCGCACACCCCTGA
- a CDS encoding lasso peptide biosynthesis PqqD family chaperone, which produces MPLRFGDNVSTAQTDYGTVLLDERGGAYWELNPTATLVVRTLFEGGEEADAAAALVQEFDIDEAQALRDVEALVRQLRDSGLAS; this is translated from the coding sequence ATGCCTCTGCGGTTCGGCGACAACGTCTCCACGGCCCAGACCGACTACGGCACCGTACTGCTGGACGAACGGGGCGGCGCCTACTGGGAGTTGAATCCGACAGCCACCCTGGTGGTGCGGACCCTGTTCGAAGGCGGCGAGGAGGCGGACGCGGCCGCCGCCCTGGTCCAGGAGTTCGACATCGACGAGGCGCAGGCCCTGCGGGACGTCGAGGCACTCGTACGGCAGCTGCGCGACTCGGGGCTCGCCTCATGA
- a CDS encoding bifunctional FO biosynthesis protein CofGH, translating into MTTSATSGTGPTENSMRRALKRARDGVALDVAEAAVLLQARGEALADLAASAARVRDAGLEQAGRPGVITYSKSVFIPLTRLCRDKCHYCTFVTVPGKLRRAGHGMFMSPDEVLDIARKGAALGCKEALITLGDKPEDRWPEAREWLDAHGYDDTIAYVRAVSIRILEETGLLPHLNPGVMTWTDFQRLKPVAPSMGMMLETTATRLWSEPGGPHYGSPDKEPAVRLRVLEDAGRSSVPFTSGLLIGIGETYEERAESLFALRKVSRAYHGIQELIIQNFRAKPDTAMRGMPDAELDELVATVAVARHIMGPSACLQAPPNLVDSEYERLIGAGIDDWGGVSPLTIDHVNPERPWPQIEELTERSRAAGFELRERLCVYPEFVRRGEPWLDPRLRPHVAALADPETGLAREDAVVEGHPWQEPEEAFVPTGRTDLHRTIDTEGRTTDRRDDFDEVYGDWEALREAAAPGMAPERIDTDVRQALRTAADDPTRLTDAEALALLHADGPALDALCRVADDVRKSAVGDDVTYIVTRNINFTNVCYTGCRFCAFAQRRTDADAYTLSLEQVADRAQQAWEVGAVEVCMQGGIHPDLPGTAYFDIAKAVKDRVPGMHVHAFSPMEVVNGATRTGMPIREWLSAAKEAGLDSIPGTAAEILDDEVRWVLTKGKLPTATWIEVITTAHEVGIRSSSTMMYGHVDQPRHWLGHLRTLARIQRETGGFTEFVTLPFIHTNAPVYLAGISRPGPTTRDNRAVTAMSRLLLHPWIPNIQTSWVKLGAEGAAEMLRSGANDLGGTLMEETISRMAGSSYGSYKSIRDLVAVAEAAGRPAKPRTTLYGEVSAERQRAAGASDGHLPELLPVLD; encoded by the coding sequence ATGACGACTTCCGCGACCTCCGGAACCGGCCCGACCGAGAACTCCATGCGTCGCGCCCTCAAACGTGCCCGGGACGGCGTCGCCCTCGACGTCGCCGAGGCGGCGGTGCTGCTCCAGGCTCGCGGCGAGGCCCTGGCCGACCTCGCCGCGTCCGCCGCCCGGGTGCGCGACGCGGGCCTCGAACAGGCGGGCCGGCCCGGTGTCATCACGTACTCGAAGAGCGTCTTCATCCCCCTCACCCGGCTGTGCCGGGACAAGTGCCACTACTGCACCTTCGTCACCGTCCCCGGCAAGCTGCGCCGGGCCGGGCACGGGATGTTCATGTCCCCGGACGAGGTGCTGGACATCGCCCGCAAGGGCGCCGCCCTCGGCTGCAAGGAAGCCCTGATCACCCTCGGGGACAAGCCGGAGGACCGCTGGCCCGAGGCGCGCGAGTGGCTCGACGCGCACGGCTACGACGACACCATCGCCTATGTCCGCGCCGTCTCCATCCGCATCCTGGAGGAGACGGGCCTGCTGCCCCACCTCAACCCGGGCGTGATGACCTGGACGGACTTCCAGCGACTCAAGCCCGTGGCCCCGTCCATGGGCATGATGCTGGAGACCACGGCCACCCGCCTCTGGTCCGAACCCGGCGGCCCCCACTACGGCTCCCCGGACAAGGAACCGGCCGTACGCCTGCGGGTGCTGGAGGACGCCGGCCGCTCCTCGGTGCCCTTCACCTCCGGCCTCCTCATCGGCATCGGCGAGACCTACGAGGAGCGGGCCGAGTCGCTCTTCGCGCTCCGCAAGGTCTCCCGGGCGTACCACGGCATCCAGGAACTGATCATCCAGAACTTCCGCGCCAAGCCGGACACGGCGATGCGCGGCATGCCGGACGCCGAACTGGACGAGCTGGTCGCCACGGTGGCTGTGGCCCGGCACATCATGGGGCCGTCCGCCTGCCTCCAGGCCCCGCCGAACCTGGTCGACTCCGAGTACGAGCGGCTGATCGGCGCCGGTATCGACGACTGGGGCGGGGTGTCGCCCCTGACCATCGACCACGTCAATCCCGAACGCCCCTGGCCGCAGATCGAGGAACTCACCGAACGCTCCCGGGCGGCCGGCTTCGAACTGCGTGAACGCCTCTGCGTCTACCCGGAGTTCGTGCGCCGCGGCGAGCCCTGGCTGGACCCACGGCTGCGCCCGCACGTCGCCGCGCTCGCCGACCCGGAGACGGGGCTCGCGCGCGAGGACGCGGTGGTCGAAGGCCACCCGTGGCAGGAGCCGGAGGAGGCCTTCGTACCCACCGGCCGCACGGACCTGCACCGCACCATCGACACCGAGGGCCGTACGACCGACCGGCGTGACGACTTCGACGAGGTGTACGGCGACTGGGAGGCGCTGCGCGAGGCGGCCGCCCCCGGCATGGCCCCGGAGCGCATCGACACGGACGTCCGCCAGGCGCTGCGCACCGCCGCCGACGACCCGACGCGGCTGACCGACGCCGAGGCCCTCGCCCTGCTGCACGCGGACGGACCGGCGCTGGACGCGCTGTGCCGGGTGGCCGACGACGTACGCAAGTCGGCGGTGGGCGACGACGTCACCTACATCGTCACCCGCAACATCAACTTCACCAACGTCTGTTACACGGGCTGCCGCTTCTGCGCCTTCGCCCAGCGCAGAACCGACGCGGACGCGTACACCCTCTCCCTGGAGCAGGTCGCCGACCGCGCCCAGCAGGCCTGGGAGGTGGGCGCGGTCGAGGTGTGCATGCAGGGCGGCATCCACCCCGACCTGCCGGGGACGGCGTACTTCGACATCGCGAAGGCGGTGAAGGACCGGGTCCCGGGCATGCATGTGCACGCCTTCTCGCCGATGGAGGTCGTCAACGGCGCGACCAGGACGGGGATGCCGATCCGCGAGTGGCTGTCCGCCGCCAAGGAGGCCGGCCTGGACTCCATCCCGGGGACGGCGGCGGAGATCCTCGACGACGAGGTCCGCTGGGTGCTGACCAAGGGCAAGCTGCCGACGGCCACCTGGATCGAGGTGATCACGACGGCCCACGAGGTGGGCATCCGCTCGTCCTCGACGATGATGTACGGCCATGTCGACCAGCCCCGCCACTGGCTCGGCCATCTGCGCACGCTGGCCCGGATCCAGCGCGAGACGGGCGGCTTCACCGAGTTCGTGACGCTGCCGTTCATCCACACGAACGCGCCGGTCTATCTGGCGGGCATCTCCCGCCCGGGCCCGACGACACGGGACAACCGTGCGGTGACGGCCATGTCCCGTCTCCTCCTGCACCCCTGGATCCCCAATATCCAGACAAGCTGGGTCAAACTGGGTGCGGAAGGTGCGGCGGAGATGCTCCGTTCCGGTGCGAACGACCTGGGCGGGACGCTGATGGAGGAGACGATCTCCCGCATGGCGGGTTCCTCCTACGGCTCGTACAAGTCGATCCGCGACCTGGTGGCCGTGGCCGAGGCGGCCGGCCGTCCGGCGAAGCCGCGCACCACGCTCTACGGCGAGGTCTCCGCCGAGCGGCAGCGGGCGGCCGGGGCCTCCGACGGGCACCTGCCGGAATTGTTGCCGGTCCTCGACTGA